Proteins from a single region of Phalacrocorax carbo chromosome 25, bPhaCar2.1, whole genome shotgun sequence:
- the LOC135317280 gene encoding feather keratin Cos1-1/Cos1-3/Cos2-1-like produces MSCYDKCQPCQPCSPCGPTPLANSCNEPCVRQCQNSTVVIQPSPVVVTLPGPILSSFPQNTVVGSSTSAAVGSILSCDGVPINSGGFDLSCITNRYCGSRCRPC; encoded by the coding sequence ATGTCCTGCTACGACaagtgccagccctgccagccctgctcgccctgcggcccgaccccgctggccaacagctgcaatgagccctgtgtcaggcagtgccagaacTCCACTGTCGTCATCCAGCCCTCccccgtggtggtgaccctgcccggccccatcctcagctccttcccacagaacaccgTTGTGGGCTCCTCCACCTCCGCTGCtgttggcagcatcctcagctgtgATGGAGTGCCCATCAACTCCGGGGGCTTTGACCTCTCCTGCATTACGAACCGCTACTGTGGCAGCAGATGTCGACCCTGCTAA
- the LOC135317266 gene encoding feather keratin Cos1-1/Cos1-3/Cos2-1-like, with amino-acid sequence MSCYDQCQPCQPCSPCGPTPLANSCNEPCVRQCQNSTVVIQPSPVVVTLPGPILSSFPQNTVVGSSTSAAVGSILSCDGVPISSGGFDLSCITNRYCGSRCRPC; translated from the coding sequence ATGTCCTGCTACGAccagtgccagccctgccagccctgctcgccctgcggcccgaccccgctggccaacagctgcaatgagccctgtgtcaggcagtgccagaacTCCACCGTCGTCATCCAGCCCTCccccgtggtggtgaccctgcccggccccatcctcagctccttcccacagaacaccgTTGTGGGCTCCTCCACCTCCGCTGCtgttggcagcatcctcagctgtgATGGAGTGCCCATCAGCTCCGGGGGCTTTGACCTCTCCTGCATTACGAACCGCTACTGTGGCAGCAGATGTCGACCCTGCTAA